Genomic window (Gelria sp. Kuro-4):
CGGGCGGGGGAAGCCGGCCGCGGCTTCGCCGTGGTGGCCGAAGAGGTCCGCAAGCTGGCCGAGGGCTCCAGCCAGGCCACCGAAGAGATCGGCCGGATTGTGCAAAACATCCAGGCTGGTGCCGAGGCGGCAGTGGCGGAGATGGACCGGGCGAAAGACATCGTTGTTGCCCAAGACGCGGCCACCCGCGACAGCAGCCAGGCCTTCCACGCCATCGCGGCGGCGGTGAACCAGATGGACGAGAGTATTAAACAGGTTGCGATCTTTGCCGAGCAGGTGGAGGGCAACGCCAAGAGCATTACCGAGACGGTGGAGTCCATCTCCAGCGCCGCCCAGGAGAACGCAGCGGCCACCGAAGAGTTGGCGGCCAGCAGTGAGGAACAAAACGCCAGCATGGAGCAGATAGCAGGCGCGGCTGAGGCCCTGGCGGGGCTTGCTCAGGAACTGCAGGCGGCGGTGGCGCGGTTTAAGCTGTAACTCAGGCTGCCAGAGACCGGCTGTGCCGGCGCGGGAGAGCTACAAGAAAAGAGGGTGGGCACAAAACCCACCCTCTTTTGCTTTGCGTGTACGGAAACTGTAGCCTTAGTACCCGGCGGCCAGGGCGGCATCGATGCGGGGCCGGTCGAAACCGATGATGATCTCCCCGTTGATGTCCAGCACCGGTACGCCCTGCTGGCCGGATTTGCGGATCATCTCCATGGCGGCGGCGTAATCGCGGCTGACATCGACGTCCGTAAAGGGAATGTTGCGCTCGGCGAGGTAGCGCTTGGCGGCCCGGCAGTACGGGCAGGTCGGCGTGCTGTAAACAGTCACTGACATGTGAATTCTCCTCCTTTTCACTGTCGAGTTATCTTGCTTTTTAATACCCCCCATACCCTAAGGGGGGTATCATCAAGTCACATTTTACTCCTGCCTGGTGCAGTTGTCAAGGGTATTTGTTAAGCTCACCACTCCAGCCCAGCCGGGGAGGTGTCCTGCGGGCGGGCGTGCGCCGCTGGCACCATACCCTGCGCGGCCGCATATCCTGGTAGAGAAATCGGATCCAGCAACAAATAAGGAGGCTGCTGGTATGCCTGAAGATGCTAAGGCGCAGACCCTGCAGCAGCTACAGCTGGCGCGGGCTTATGTGCCCTTTCAAATCTTTACCACGCGCCTGGAGCCCCTGGAGGGTTTGCGGCGCGGTACTATCTTTCCTGAGCTTTACATGCCCTATCGCCCCCGGGAGAGGGGGAGTGCCGAATGATGCTTGAGCAGACGCAGATGTTGGTGCAGATCATGGCCCTGGAGTTCACGGCCGTGGATTTTAACCTCTACCTCGATACGCACCCCGACGACCAACGCGCGCTCATGGACTACAACAGCGTCGTACAGGAACTCGCCGTCCTGAAGGACCAGTACCAGCGGCGCTTCGGCCCGCTGACCAACTTCGGTTACGCGTCCAGCCAGTACCCCTGGGCCTGGGTGACGGAGCCCTGGCCGTGGGAAGTGGCGTTCTAAGGCGCCGCACCCGTTAAGGAGGAATAAGCGCATGTGGGTGTATGAAAAAAAGCTAGAGTACCCGGCCCGGGTGAGCGGCCCGAACCCGCGCCTGGCGAAGGATATTATCACGCAGTATGGCGGACCCGACGGAGAATTGGCGGCCTCGCTGCGCTACCTGACGCAGCGCTACAGCATGCCGCTGGGCCAGGCCAAGGCGGTGCTCACCGATATCGGCACGGAAGAGCTGGCGCACATGGAGATTGTCGCCACCTTGGTCTACAACCTCATCCGCGATGCCAGCATTCAAGAGATCCGCGCTGCGGGCATGGATGATTACTATGCCGACCATGACAAGGCCCTGTACTTTGTCAATGCCGCCGGCGCCCCCTGGACGGCGAGTTACATTCAGTCCAAGGGTGACCCGGTGACCGACCTGCACGAGGACATGGCGGCGGAGCAGAAGGCCCGCTCCACCTACGAGTACCTGATCCAGCTGTCCGACGACCCGCTGGTCACCGAGACCCTGAGCTTCCTGCGCGAGCGCGAAGTGGTGCACTACCAGCGCTTTGGCGAGATGCTGCAACTGGTGTATCAGTGGCAGGGCAGCCGTCACATCTTCTAATCGGTCGCACTAGGAGCAATTACCTCAATTGTACAAGAATGTATACAAACTGCCGGTACGCCGGCAGTTTCTTTTTGGGCGGGACTGGAACTTTTCCCCTCGCCTCGTCGTCTATCGAGGTGAAACCGGCAAAGCAGCCCGTAACCCGAAGGTGCAGCTGTAGGGTAAAAGAAAGGAGGAATTCGCCTCTGGCCTACCGCCCGGAAAGGCTGTGGAAGACGAAGGAAAACATAAGAAAAAGGAGGAAGACTGCATGGCACGCAGGTTGCTTGCCATACTTATCAGCGCCATTGTTATATTGACGACGGTTGCCCCGGCGTTCGCCGCGCCGGCGCCGAAGGTGAGCCTGGAGGAGGCGGTGGCGGCGGCTAAAACTGCCTTCACCATCCCGCCTGCCTTTACCGAGTTCAGCTCCAGTTTTTCCAGCTACGGGGGCCGGCCGCGCTGGGAGCTCAGGTGGAACGCTCCATCGGGCAGTGCCACTCCCGGCAGCATGAACGTTGCAGTGGACGCTACCACCAAAGACATCCTGGAGATGCACACCTGGCAAGAGGACCGCGAGCCCAGAGCGCCCCTCCCCAAGCACAGCCGGGCCGAGGCGGAGAAGGTGGCCCGGGAGTTCGCTAAGAAGCTCCAGCCCCGCTTTGCCGAAACCCGGCCGGCACCGGAGCCGGATACTTCGCCGTACTGGGGGGGCTGGGTGGGCCAGTATACCTTCGTCTTTGAGCGCGTGGTGAACGGCGTACCCTTTGCCCAGAACGGGATCAGGGTCGAGGTGAACGCCAACACCCTCCAAGTGGTGGACTATTCCTTCAATTGGGACTATGAGCAGGAGTTTCCGGCGCCGGACAAGGCCATCGCTGTAGCCAAAGCGCAGGCAGCCCTTCTGGGTAAGGCGGCACCACGCCTGGTGTACTTCCGCCCCTCCGGCGACGGGGAGCAAGAACGGCCGGTCCTGCTCGTTTATGACGCCCCGTACGCCGGCCGCTACGGGGTGGACGCCTTAAGCGGCGAGGTCATCTCACTCGAGCCCTACTACTACCCCATGGGTAAGGGCGACCTGGGCGGGGGCGAGCCGCAGCGCGCGGCCAGCTATGTTAAGGAGGTGCCCCTCACCCCGGCGGAGCAGGCCGAGGTAAAAGAACTGGCCGGTTTCCTCTCCCAGGAAGAAGCCCTGGCCAAGGCGCAGGCCGCCGTTCAGGTGCCGGCCGGCTTTAAGTTTGAGAGCGCTTCCCTCAATAAGAACTGGGAGTACCCCAGCCAAAGACAGTGGACCTTCAGCTGGACACTGGCCCCCAAAGATCCGGACACTAAGAACGGGCACCTCAACGTAAGCGTTGACGCCCGCACCGGTGAGCTCGTCTCCTTCAGCCGTTACATCTTTGACCCGGCGCAGCAGAAAAAAGAGCCGGTGGTCAAGTATAGTGAAGAGCAGGCGAAAAAACTCGCCGCCGCCTTCATCGCCGGGCTCCAGCCTGAGCGTTTTGCGGCCTGTCAAGAGGAACCCAAGGAGCCCCCGGTGCCCCTCCCGGTGGTAAAGAAGCTCCCCGAGCCCCGCTCCTACTCTTTCCAGTGGGCGCGCAGCGTGAACGGCATCCCCTTCCCGCAGCAGGGCTTTGGGGTTACGGTAGACGCCGCTTCCGGCGAGATAACCTCCTACCGCATGACCTGGGCCGACCTCAGCTTCCCGGCGCCGGAGGGGCTCATCGGGCAGGCTGAGGCCAATGAAGCCCTCCTGGCCCAGAGCCCGCTTACGCTGGAATATGTAACAGTTCCCGTCCCGGATCTGCGGCCGGGCGCGGATAAGGCGCCGGTACGCCTGGTGTACCGCCAGCGCGGCGCGGGGGACGCCCGCCGCTTCGACGCGAAGACCGGTGTAGCGCTGGACTGGAACGGCAACCCCCTGCGGAAGGAAAAGCCGGCCGCCTTCAACGACATCGCCGGCCACCCGGCGGAGGGCGATATCGAGCTTTTG
Coding sequences:
- a CDS encoding glutaredoxin domain-containing protein, encoding MSVTVYSTPTCPYCRAAKRYLAERNIPFTDVDVSRDYAAAMEMIRKSGQQGVPVLDINGEIIIGFDRPRIDAALAAGY
- a CDS encoding YcdB/YcdC domain-containing protein — its product is MARRLLAILISAIVILTTVAPAFAAPAPKVSLEEAVAAAKTAFTIPPAFTEFSSSFSSYGGRPRWELRWNAPSGSATPGSMNVAVDATTKDILEMHTWQEDREPRAPLPKHSRAEAEKVAREFAKKLQPRFAETRPAPEPDTSPYWGGWVGQYTFVFERVVNGVPFAQNGIRVEVNANTLQVVDYSFNWDYEQEFPAPDKAIAVAKAQAALLGKAAPRLVYFRPSGDGEQERPVLLVYDAPYAGRYGVDALSGEVISLEPYYYPMGKGDLGGGEPQRAASYVKEVPLTPAEQAEVKELAGFLSQEEALAKAQAAVQVPAGFKFESASLNKNWEYPSQRQWTFSWTLAPKDPDTKNGHLNVSVDARTGELVSFSRYIFDPAQQKKEPVVKYSEEQAKKLAAAFIAGLQPERFAACQEEPKEPPVPLPVVKKLPEPRSYSFQWARSVNGIPFPQQGFGVTVDAASGEITSYRMTWADLSFPAPEGLIGQAEANEALLAQSPLTLEYVTVPVPDLRPGADKAPVRLVYRQRGAGDARRFDAKTGVALDWNGNPLRKEKPAAFNDIAGHPAEGDIELLAERQIVTGTPDGKFHPDESSTQAAYLVMLLRATGFQPREQEADGTWYEPYEREARRRGLLKEGETFTAARTLTREQTAVWTVRALNQDRVASLRGIWQVPAKDAAAIKYPGHVALYLGQDLDPDRQELFRPAASLTRAQAAQGIVRFLRLPRS
- a CDS encoding spore coat protein CotJB, whose amino-acid sequence is MMLEQTQMLVQIMALEFTAVDFNLYLDTHPDDQRALMDYNSVVQELAVLKDQYQRRFGPLTNFGYASSQYPWAWVTEPWPWEVAF
- a CDS encoding manganese catalase family protein; the encoded protein is MWVYEKKLEYPARVSGPNPRLAKDIITQYGGPDGELAASLRYLTQRYSMPLGQAKAVLTDIGTEELAHMEIVATLVYNLIRDASIQEIRAAGMDDYYADHDKALYFVNAAGAPWTASYIQSKGDPVTDLHEDMAAEQKARSTYEYLIQLSDDPLVTETLSFLREREVVHYQRFGEMLQLVYQWQGSRHIF
- a CDS encoding spore coat associated protein CotJA; the encoded protein is MPEDAKAQTLQQLQLARAYVPFQIFTTRLEPLEGLRRGTIFPELYMPYRPRERGSAE